From a single Phalacrocorax aristotelis chromosome 1, bGulAri2.1, whole genome shotgun sequence genomic region:
- the RPL21 gene encoding large ribosomal subunit protein eL21 gives MTNTKGKRRGTRYMFSRPFRKHGVVPLATYMRIYKKGDIVDIKGMGTVQKGMPHKCYHGKTGRVYNVTQHAVGIIVNKQVKGKILAKRINVRIEHIKHSKSRDSFLQRVKENEKKKKEAKEKGIWVQLKRQPAPPREAHFVRTNGKDPELLEPIPYEFMA, from the exons ATGACGAACACaaagggaaagaggaggggaaCACGTTATATGTTCTCAAGGCCATTTCGCAAGCATG GAGTTGTCCCTCTGGCTACCTATATGCGCATCTACAAGAAGGGTGATATAGTTGATATCAAG GGTATGGGTACTGTTCAAAAAGGTATGCCCCACAAGTGTTACCATGGCAAGACTGGAAGGGTATACAATGTTACTCAACACGCTGTGGGCATTATTGTTAACAAGCAGGTTAA GGGCAAGATTCTTGCCAAGAGAATTAATGTGCGTATCGAGCATATTAAACATTCCAAGAGCAGAGACAGCTTCCTGCAGCGTGTGAAGgagaatgaaaagaagaaaaaggaagcaaaagaaaaaggcatttggGTTCAACTGAAACGTcag CCTGCTCCACCAAGAGAAGCACACTTTGTGAGGACTAATGGCAAGGatccagagctgctggagccAATTCCCTATGAATTTATGGCATAA
- the RASL11A gene encoding ras-like protein family member 11A isoform X2: MYPGVGNKTVRAMIVRFLTKRFIGDYEPNTGNLYSRLVHLEGDHVAVQIQDTPGCIQVQEDCVQVLDSLSRCVKWAEGFLLVYSITDYSSYQSVRPLYQHIRKVHPDARTPIIIVGNKADLLHARQVQAKEGLQLANELGSLFLEISTSDDSQGVCDVFQYLCKEVSKLQHASSMDRRRSSIIPRPKSPNMQDLKRRFKQALSSKVK; the protein is encoded by the exons ATGTATCCAGGTGTGGGAAACAAAACAGTCCGag CGATGATCGTGCGGTTCCTGACGAAGCGGTTCATCGGGGACTACGAGCCCAACACAG gcaaCCTCTACTCCAGGCTGGTCCACCTGGAGGGGGACCACGTCGCCGTGCAGATCCAAGACACGCCGGGGTGCATCCAG GTGCAGGAGGACTGCGTGCAGGTGCTGGACTCCCTGTCCAGGTGCGTGAAGTGGGCAGAGGGCTTCCTCCTGGTCTACTCCATCACAGACTACAGCAGCTACCAGTCAGTCCGACCTCTTTATCAGCACATACGCAAGGTCCACCCAGACGCCAGGACTCCCATCATTATTGTGGGGAACAAAGCAGACCTCCTCCATGCCAGGCAAGTACAGGCGAAAGAGGGACTACAGCTGGCAAATGaactgggcagcctgttcttgGAAATCTCCACAAGTGACGACTCCCAGGGCGTCTGTGATGTTTTCCAGTACCTTTGTAAGGAGGTCAGCAAACTACAGCACGCCAGTAGCATGGACAGGAGGCGGTCGTCCATCATCCCTCGGCCCAAATCTCCCAACATGCAAGATCTAAAGAGACGTTTTAAACAGGCTTTATCTTCCAAAGTCAAATAA
- the RASL11A gene encoding ras-like protein family member 11A isoform X1, with translation MRLPSMSQPFLLAPIAECAPGPPGAQVRLAVLGARGVGKSAMIVRFLTKRFIGDYEPNTGNLYSRLVHLEGDHVAVQIQDTPGCIQVQEDCVQVLDSLSRCVKWAEGFLLVYSITDYSSYQSVRPLYQHIRKVHPDARTPIIIVGNKADLLHARQVQAKEGLQLANELGSLFLEISTSDDSQGVCDVFQYLCKEVSKLQHASSMDRRRSSIIPRPKSPNMQDLKRRFKQALSSKVK, from the exons ATGCGCCTGCCGAGCATGTCCCAGCCCTTCCTGCTGGCGCCCATCGCCGAGTGCGCCCCGGGGCCCCCCGGCGCCCAGGTCCGGCTGGCGGTGCTGGGCGCCCGCGGCGTCGGCAAGAGCG CGATGATCGTGCGGTTCCTGACGAAGCGGTTCATCGGGGACTACGAGCCCAACACAG gcaaCCTCTACTCCAGGCTGGTCCACCTGGAGGGGGACCACGTCGCCGTGCAGATCCAAGACACGCCGGGGTGCATCCAG GTGCAGGAGGACTGCGTGCAGGTGCTGGACTCCCTGTCCAGGTGCGTGAAGTGGGCAGAGGGCTTCCTCCTGGTCTACTCCATCACAGACTACAGCAGCTACCAGTCAGTCCGACCTCTTTATCAGCACATACGCAAGGTCCACCCAGACGCCAGGACTCCCATCATTATTGTGGGGAACAAAGCAGACCTCCTCCATGCCAGGCAAGTACAGGCGAAAGAGGGACTACAGCTGGCAAATGaactgggcagcctgttcttgGAAATCTCCACAAGTGACGACTCCCAGGGCGTCTGTGATGTTTTCCAGTACCTTTGTAAGGAGGTCAGCAAACTACAGCACGCCAGTAGCATGGACAGGAGGCGGTCGTCCATCATCCCTCGGCCCAAATCTCCCAACATGCAAGATCTAAAGAGACGTTTTAAACAGGCTTTATCTTCCAAAGTCAAATAA